The Micromonospora sp. M71_S20 genome window below encodes:
- a CDS encoding major capsid protein, with amino-acid sequence MPVTLAQAKLNTQDDIDLQVIDEFRKSSWLLDNMVFDDVVNPAGGGATLTYGYTRLVTQPTAAFRAINSEYVPTEVTRQRYTTDLKVLGGSFQIDRVLAKVGPALSGEVALQMSQKIKAARSKFQDAVINGDSAVDAQSFDGLDKALTGSSTEIDAAAGTGYDWSAVNSQATGVAALKFLRRLHAKLDGRPSAFLMNGDALAALETIADFVSQLGTLDAFGQTITTWRGIPLIDLGEKPGTSDPVIPTAAGLTDIYAVRIGLDGFTGISTVGGQLVQQFLPDFTTPGAVKTGEVEMGPVGVALKATKAAAVLRGIKVA; translated from the coding sequence ATGCCCGTAACCCTGGCCCAGGCCAAGCTCAACACCCAGGACGACATCGACCTCCAGGTCATCGACGAGTTCCGCAAGTCCTCGTGGCTGCTGGACAACATGGTCTTCGACGACGTGGTCAACCCGGCCGGCGGCGGCGCCACGCTGACCTACGGCTACACCCGGCTGGTCACCCAGCCCACCGCCGCGTTCCGCGCGATCAACAGCGAGTACGTGCCGACCGAGGTGACCCGCCAGCGGTACACCACGGACCTGAAGGTCCTCGGTGGTTCGTTCCAGATCGACCGCGTCCTCGCGAAGGTCGGCCCCGCCCTGTCGGGCGAGGTCGCCCTCCAGATGTCGCAGAAGATCAAGGCCGCTCGCTCAAAGTTCCAGGACGCCGTGATCAACGGCGACTCCGCCGTGGACGCGCAGTCCTTCGACGGCCTCGACAAGGCCCTCACCGGCAGCTCGACCGAGATCGACGCCGCTGCCGGCACCGGCTACGACTGGTCGGCCGTCAACTCGCAGGCGACCGGCGTGGCCGCGCTGAAGTTCCTGCGCAGGCTGCACGCCAAGCTCGACGGCCGCCCGTCGGCGTTCCTGATGAACGGGGACGCGCTCGCCGCACTGGAGACCATCGCCGACTTCGTCTCCCAGCTCGGCACGCTGGACGCGTTCGGCCAGACCATCACCACCTGGCGGGGCATTCCGCTCATCGACCTCGGCGAGAAGCCCGGCACGTCCGACCCGGTCATCCCGACCGCCGCCGGCCTGACCGACATCTACGCGGTCCGGATCGGCCTGGACGGGTTCACCGGCATCTCCACCGTCGGCGGCCAGCTGGTCCAGCAGTTCCTCCCCGACTTCACTACCCCCGGTGCCGTCAAGACCGGCGAGGTCGAGATGGGGCCCGTGGGCGTCGCCCTGAAGGCGACCAAGGCCGCCGCGGTGCTCCGCGGCATCAAGGTGGCCTGA